In a single window of the Diospyros lotus cultivar Yz01 chromosome 10, ASM1463336v1, whole genome shotgun sequence genome:
- the LOC127811587 gene encoding signaling peptide TAXIMIN 2-like, translating into MGDCKPLGFLIGLPFAFLALIFSLVGAVVWILGTVLSCLCPCCICCSGLANLAVSLLKMPVKVIRWFIDTIPC; encoded by the exons ATGGGAGATTGCAAGCCATTGGGGTTCCTGATCGGGTTGCCTTTCGCTTTTCTTGCTTTGATCTTCTCTCTTGTTGGTGCCGTCGTTTGGATCCTGGG GACTGTGTTGAGTTGCCTGTGCCCTTGTTGCATATGCTGCAGCGGTTTGGCGAACCTTGCAGTGAGCCTGTTGAAGATGCCGGTGAAAGTCATCCGATGGTTCATCGATACGATTCCTTGCTGA
- the LOC127810826 gene encoding D-amino-acid transaminase, chloroplastic-like isoform X1 has protein sequence METHNSSSALKSEGAENAGEFKVHVFSSSSELLEKLHQKWNGKGQLYPAMYSSVFGGIILDPALMVIPIDDHMVHRGHGVFDTAIILDGYLYELDVHLDRFLRSASKAKISSPFPRSTLRTILIQLAAASQCRKGTLRYWLSAGPGDFLLTPAGCPTPAFYAVVIKEDFSQCRDGVKVITSNIPMKSPLFATMKNVNYLPNVLAKMEAEEKGAFASIWVDEEGYVAEGPNVNVAFISNDKELILPFFDNILSGCTALRLLELAPKLVEQGQLRGVKTANLTVDEAKAAAEMMYVGSTLPILPIIMWDGKPIGDGKVGAVTMALSDLLWNDMVAGPETVRLPVPY, from the exons ATGGAAACCCACAATTCTTCTTCCGCTCTCAAATCAG AAGGGGCTGAAAATGCCGGTGAATTCAAAGTTCACGTCTTCTCATCATCATCAGAG TTGCTCGAAAAGCTACATCAGAAGTGGAACGGGAAGGGGCAACTGTACCCAGCAATGTATTCTAGCGTTTTTGGTGGAATTATTCTTGATCCAGCACTGATGGTTATCCCAATAGATGATCATATGGTTCATAGAGGACATGGTGTGTTCGATACAGCTATTATCCTTGATGG ATACCTGTATGAGCTGGATGTTCACCTGGACCGCTTCCTCAGATCAGCGTCTAAAGCAAAGATTTCCTCTCCCTTCCCTCGATCAACTCTTAGAACGATTCTTATCCAACTTGCAGCAGCATCTCAGTGCAGGAAAGGAACTCTGAGATACTGGCTGAGTGCAGGTCCCGGTGATTTCTTGCTCACACCAGCAGGATGTCCAACGCCTGCATTCTATGCAGTAGTGATCAAGGAAGATTTTTCGCAGTGCAGGGACGGGGTTAAGGTGATAACATCCAACATCCCCATGAAGTCACCTCTATTTGCCACCATGAAGAATGTGAATTACCTTCCAAATGTTCTTGCAAAGATGGAAGCTGAAGAGAAGGGTGCATTTGCTTCCATCTGGGTTGACGAGGAAGGCTATGTTGCCGAGGGTCCAAACGTAAACGTGGCTTTTATAAGCAACGATAAGGAGCTCATTTTGCCTTTTTTTGACAATATCCTTAGCGGATGCACTGCCTTAAGGCTTCTTGAGCTAGCACCCAAGTTGGTTGAACAAGGGCAATTGAGAGGTGTGAAAACTGCTAACCTTACAGTGGATGAAGCTAAAGCTGCAGCTGAAATGATGTACGTTGGAAGCACACTTCCGATTCTGCCAATCATCATGTGGGATGGCAAACCGATAGGAGATG GAAAGGTGGGAGCAGTGACAATGGCGCTCTCGGATCTGCTTTGGAATGACATGGTGGCAGGACCTGAAACTGTGAGATTACCAGTTCCCTATTGA
- the LOC127810826 gene encoding D-amino-acid transaminase, chloroplastic-like isoform X2: MIIWFIEDMVCSIQLLSLMGGHINSLRYLYELDVHLDRFLRSASKAKISSPFPRSTLRTILIQLAAASQCRKGTLRYWLSAGPGDFLLTPAGCPTPAFYAVVIKEDFSQCRDGVKVITSNIPMKSPLFATMKNVNYLPNVLAKMEAEEKGAFASIWVDEEGYVAEGPNVNVAFISNDKELILPFFDNILSGCTALRLLELAPKLVEQGQLRGVKTANLTVDEAKAAAEMMYVGSTLPILPIIMWDGKPIGDGKVGAVTMALSDLLWNDMVAGPETVRLPVPY; the protein is encoded by the exons ATGATCATATGGTTCATAGAGGACATGGTGTGTTCGATACAGCTATTATCCTTGATGGGTGGGCACATTAATTCTCTCAG ATACCTGTATGAGCTGGATGTTCACCTGGACCGCTTCCTCAGATCAGCGTCTAAAGCAAAGATTTCCTCTCCCTTCCCTCGATCAACTCTTAGAACGATTCTTATCCAACTTGCAGCAGCATCTCAGTGCAGGAAAGGAACTCTGAGATACTGGCTGAGTGCAGGTCCCGGTGATTTCTTGCTCACACCAGCAGGATGTCCAACGCCTGCATTCTATGCAGTAGTGATCAAGGAAGATTTTTCGCAGTGCAGGGACGGGGTTAAGGTGATAACATCCAACATCCCCATGAAGTCACCTCTATTTGCCACCATGAAGAATGTGAATTACCTTCCAAATGTTCTTGCAAAGATGGAAGCTGAAGAGAAGGGTGCATTTGCTTCCATCTGGGTTGACGAGGAAGGCTATGTTGCCGAGGGTCCAAACGTAAACGTGGCTTTTATAAGCAACGATAAGGAGCTCATTTTGCCTTTTTTTGACAATATCCTTAGCGGATGCACTGCCTTAAGGCTTCTTGAGCTAGCACCCAAGTTGGTTGAACAAGGGCAATTGAGAGGTGTGAAAACTGCTAACCTTACAGTGGATGAAGCTAAAGCTGCAGCTGAAATGATGTACGTTGGAAGCACACTTCCGATTCTGCCAATCATCATGTGGGATGGCAAACCGATAGGAGATG GAAAGGTGGGAGCAGTGACAATGGCGCTCTCGGATCTGCTTTGGAATGACATGGTGGCAGGACCTGAAACTGTGAGATTACCAGTTCCCTATTGA